The Oncorhynchus gorbuscha isolate QuinsamMale2020 ecotype Even-year linkage group LG04, OgorEven_v1.0, whole genome shotgun sequence genome includes the window cttgattaccaacaatgacgagacagtctacagggaggtgagggctttttatttttttaattacaATTGAGGAGGAGTACCAAGATGGCTGCGCGGTAGCTTCAATACAGCGCCCCATCAGTCATCCAGGATTTATACACATTATTGGTTAAATGTGTGTACAGTTGCAGTATGTTGAAATTGCATCAATTTGATATAGATGTGTATGTGGAATAAAGATAATGATAAGACAATTCGATATATAGCtattcagtgcattcggaaagtattcagaccccttgactttttccaaattttgttacattacagccttattctaaaatggaataaattgtttttcccccctcaatctacacacaatacctcataatgacaaagcaaaaacaggtttttagaaatttgaaatatcacatttacataagtattcagaccctttacttagtactttgttgaagcacctttggcagttatTACAGCCTCGAATCTTCTAAGGTGCACCTGTacttggggagattctcccattcttctctgcagatctgtgtctgtgtgcttatggtcgttgtcctgttggaagctgaaccttcgccccagtctgaggtcctgagtgctctggagcaggtttcatcaaggatcactctgtactttactccgttcatctttcccttgaccgTGACTAGccttccagtccctgccactgaaaaacatccccacatcataatgctgccaccagcaTGCTTCACGGTGCCAGGTAGCCCcgagacatgacgcttggcattcaggccaatcttggtttcatcagacctgagaatcttgtttctcatggtctgagagcctttagttgccttttggcaaactccaaatgggctgtcatgtgccttttactgaggagtggcttctatttggacactctaccataaaggcctaattgtagaaatgttttggtatccttccccagatctgtgcctcgacataatcctgtctcggagctctacggacaattcctttgacatcatggcttggtttttgctctgacatgcactgtctactgtggaacctttatatagacaggtgtgtgcctttccaaatcaagtccaatcaattgaaattaccacaggtggactccaatcaagttgtagaaacatcttaaggatgatcaatggaaacaggatgtccctgagctcaatttcgggtctcatattaaagggtctgaatacttatgtgaataaggcatttctgtttttttattttgaatacatttctaTAAAtctattttcgctttgtcattatgggattgtgtgtcgattgatgagaaaaaaataataattttagaataaggctgtaacgtaacaaaatgtggaaaaatcaaggggtctgaatactttccgaatgcaccataGATATTTAAGTGGAATAAAAATTGCAATCTGTCCCATTCATTCCATGCCCATGTACAGTATAGCACCCTAGGATTTGAATGAACACACTTTGGGCTAAGGAGAGGGAAGCATTTCACGGTGACACAGCAGTCCTGGTGTACCACATTCAAGCCAAGGCACTGAGACCACTCAAAAAGTGAGAGGTAAAAGATAAAATCACCCATCTATATTTTGGGAGGGAAATGATATTTCCCAGACCAAATCTCCAGTCAGGTGATTGCAGAAGCCTTGAGTTTGGGGGAGCTTTAACACCCTGAGGAGTAGCTAACACTGACATAACAGAGACTCTGATTCTTCTTCAACTTCAGCTCTGGTTTAAACATCCCAGTATCCCACAACACCAGGGGCACTATGGACCCAAACATCAATGGAGTCTTTCCCAAACATCAATAGAGTCTTTGAGTCAGAGGGCTAGGCAGCACTtgattaatgacatgtggtgatTGGATTGTTTTTTAACAAGACGTCATAGGGCAACGTTTAAAGCCACAGAGCACAGCCTTTAGTGTGATCCTACCCAGAAAAGCTGTCTCTGTCAACAAGGCTTCAGGTGCCCACTGCTGTTAACATGTACTTTCTTCTGCTGCTACTCTTGATTGGTTATACGCTACCCAAACTGAACCAGGAGTCTTAAGAGTGCCACAGATGACAATTCTGAATGTGATAATGTCGCCTTGTTGCTCAACACAGAGGCGTTAGCACGAGGAGATGGGGATTCAAATAAGCATAATTGATTGAATCCTAATAAATAGAAACTGGCATATCAACATGTATTTCAGAGAACTGGAGCTACAGTATAGTGGAGTCTGGAGTTACAGcgtggctggcccttaaatgtacactacACAGAGAGCTCATTTCAAAAACATGCCTgtaaatctctcctggctcaaagtagaggacagactgactgcatcactacttgtctttgtgagagggaTTGATGTGTTGAAAGCACCAAACAATCTGTTcaaacagctaacacacagctcagacacccatacataccctacaagacatgccaccaaggGTTTCATCACAGTTCCTAAGGCAGGGGTCtccgaccctgttcctggagagctaccttcctgtaggtttccgctccaaccccagttgtaaatAAGATGGTTCAGTTTaccaaccagctaattattagaatcaggtgtgctagattagggttggagtgaagacctgcaggatggtagctctccgggaacagggttgtagaggcCTGCCTTAAGGCCAGAACAGAGGTTAGGAAACGCACAGTACTTCATAGAGCcaagactacatggaactctctccCACATCAAGTAACCCAAACTAGCAataaaatcagatttaaaaaatataaaacaacacCTCACAACGTGGAGTGCGAAGAGATACACACATTGTAATATTGTACATTTTAGACTGTACATTTGTAATGGTGGAGCAGTGTGAATTTGTATAGTACACAATGTTTGTTGTAATGTATTGATTTATTTATGATGTAGACTATTGTTTTGATGTGTTGTTTTGTAGGGTTGGGCAGTATCCAGATTTTCTTACCATCATACCGTTTCTGTAACATATCGGGGTATATGGTATTACACAAAATGCACATAAGGGGCACTATTTCAAATAATAattaatataaataaaataaaaatatattttgttttatttacaCACAAAACCATTTAGGCAACAtggatcttgatccaggaggggattgaatgTCTCTTCTGTAACCAAGAACCTTGAtcttgacatctagccacttagctagcaagttaggaaaccaaatgcatagctggagccaTGAGCTGGATATAATTTATTTGACACATCTTAGATTTCTTATAGTAATACTTAAATTATATTTATAAGCAGTGAAGTAGTATGCAACCTCACGAGGCAGGGGTGCCCTTAACCCCAAAAATTATGTTTTATTATTAATTTCTGAACGATATTGAAAATCATACAGTCGGTATTTTGAAATAAACCATTTATACTGCATACCGGGGTATCACCCAAGCTTATTTGTCTgttcctgtttggaccccaggaagaatagcggctgccttggcagcagctaatggggatcctgtaATGCCTCTCAATTGTTTACATGAACTTAATTTATGCCATCATAGTTACACTAAAATACTGTATGAGGTAGGGCTAACCtcatttagtcgactggtcgattgtttggtcgacCAAGATTTCTTTAGTTGAGCAgaagcaaaaaaataaaataataataacaatcatGCTGTACATGACACCTGTCTGATTtgcgcctgtctgagtggactgatccattgtgaAGGCCGTGCGGATGGAACAGCCCATCAGTCTAAGACGTGATACTGGAATTGTATATGCTTATACTACGTAAGAACAATGGTGCAACAAAAatacaattatattattttataactAATGTGCTTTCTCCTGCGTTGGACAGTGGTTGCTGTCTGCAGTTCTGAAACATCAGTGCGCTGTTGAATTGTCGCCTTTGCTTAGACCATGTTGCTAATAGCAAAGTTCACCGGCATATTGGTGTTGATAACAatgcaacagaggcagcagcagagtCAGGAGATGAGAAAACAACCCTTGTCTTAATTGActaagtgaggagagaggaaacctcaacttaattaggtctataatcaatagtctaactgttaaatgtgcctggctttataaatcatccaTATATATCTACAGAAATAAGGCAGTtcctgcttctgttgcctgtttgagtgtttgtgtTACGGTGTATGTCTTACGGTGTTCAGAGattgttataaccaatttattgatgtgattatgatatgCTATATGTCAGGCCCTATTGGTCACGTGCATGCAAAGCATACCTGTGTCACGTAGagagagcaagggttgagggaatagggaatgtttttcctaaacaaattAGGGATTTCGGTAACATaacttttcagtcagaaatggCTTCAGCAACATGGACAGTGCTATACACTGTTGATGTGTGTCTTAAATATTTAATCAAACAGttcgcttaaagcatcagacaagctcagtgcatatagttgatttgattaaaacatatagcacatgtcatatatatatatatatatatatttttattttatttatttaacctttatttaactaggcaagccaattaagaataaattcttatttacaatgacgcataccccagccaaacccggacgacgtgggccaattgtgcgccgccctatgggactcccaatcacggctggttgtgatacagcctggactcaaaccagggtgtctgtagtgacgcctctagcaatgagatgcagcgccttagacagctgcgccactcgggagcccaaaataTATGGAAAAATGCACGTTTTAAAATTTAGACCAATGGTTGACTGATCAtttttggggttggggttggggacAGCCCTAGTATGAGGGCATTATCTTTTGTTTTGTGACTTTGTCATGGGAGATACTTAATTAAATTTGCATCCACAAAAACATTTATGTTAAATGTTGCATAAATAGTATTTATTCACAAGGCTTTCAGCGTTCTGAGCGATGCCGAGTGTGAGAAGTTGAGTGTAGGTCTGACCTGGGCGACTGAAGCGTGGCCAGGTGTTTTTAGGGATGGTCATCCAGGTGCTGCGATggaactgtctctgtctctgacgagGTCTGAGGAAAGAATTATGAGATGGCCTTACACTGTAACCTTtaatagtagtagttagtagGAGTTCTTTGAAGATCTTACCTTTGATCTCCAAGAACTGCTCGAGCTCCAAAGTATCTCTTCAACTCCGTCTCAGGATTCAGGTTCCTAACAAACAAAATATGGTATGTCCCAATAAAATGTATCACTGGTAAATGACTGCCATAAATTAAGTATATTATGATTGTATGACATTACCCCACTAAGACACCTGATGTCTGATTGGCTGCTGTGCTGTTAACCTACTCACCTGTGTTCCACATAGAGCACAGGCCTGTTGTCTGAGCCTCCACAGCCCTCACTCTGCAGGGTCAGTCCATTAGACTGCTCTATGGTCTCCAGCAACGCGTCAATGTCATCCCCAGCTCCCTCCTGACAACCACACATAAGACAGAGCAGCCAATGTGACGGAGTGAGACGGCGTCAGGGCAGCACCCCCATAGCCTCAATACACAATAAAATGCTGCTAAAGCAAGTGGTTAATATGGCAATGTGCACAGCAGTGGTTAATATGGCAATGTGTACAACAGTGGTGATATGGCAATGTGCACAACAGTGGTTAATATGGCAATGTGCACAACAGTGGTTAATATGGCAATGTGCACAACAGTGGTTAATATGGCAATGTGCACAACAGTGGTTAATATGGCAATGTGCACAACAGTGGTTAATATGGCAATGTGCACAACAGTGGTTAATATGGCAATGTGCACAACAGTGGTTAATATGGCAATGTGCACAACAGTGGTTAATATGGCAATGTGCACAACAGTGGTTAATATGGCAATGTGCACAACAGTGGTGATATGGCAATGTGCACAACAGTGGTGATATGGCAATGTGCACAACAGTGGTGATATGGCAATGTGCACAACAGTGCCCTCACATTGGGGGACATATGTAGAAGTGATTTGTCAAGATGGACTGATGCTTTATACCTGTTTATCTCCTGTAGtgttctttttcttcttctttttcttctttttcttgcTTGTTTTATCTCCAGactgacatcatgagaaaataaaaACTATTAGACAACTCTTCAAAACATTTCGACTAGATCGATCATCCATAATAACAACAAGACTGAGGAGGAATGGggctcacaataccccatagtacTGTGGAGACTACAGTGTATCAGGGgcgtccgtctctctcctcaccttcgcAGCTCCCGTCTCAGGCTGTgcatctctcttctctgtttcctCGCTGTCACTCTTCTCCTTGCTTTCATCACCATTCTGTTCTTCTGACTTCACTGTGTCTTCATCCGTCGTGGCTTTCTCTGCTTCATTCTCTGCGTCACATATCTGCAGTGATGTGGTTCCAGCAAGAAGGACAGAAAGGCTCAGGTTAAGGTTGTATATCAGAGATTAAATCTCTACATTGCACAGTTTTAATTAATCTCTGGTTAGTCTCTGCCTTAATTTCCTGCCATTGGGATTACAACCCATCATCGTGACATTCATATGGTCAAGGCAAGGGGGTGTACTGTATGACTCCTGTCTGGCCAGGCAAAATCGGTTAGTCAGTATAATGCTGGTTTGATTTGTTGACAGTCTGCATATGTCACTGTGTCCTGCTGCTTTTTTCATTGActagcatagctagctagctttgtcACACAGTTATGTAGCCTAGGGGGTGGAGCTACGTGGCAGTTAGCGAGACATTTCGTAAACATTTTGCAATGTGTGTTAGAAAAGGAGAAACACTCCACCAGTTCGTAAATGTTGCTCAAGTTTTTCTTATTCTTCTTAGCTTTTCTGATGCTGCTCTTAACAGGCTGGAGAACAGCTTCTTCCagttcctcttcttcttcctcaacATCCGCAGCCTGCTCCTCTGGCTCTGGCCCTTCACCTGGGGCAAGATCACCGAGGTCCAGGGCCTCCTGCCCCCGCTGTTTCCCCTTCAACCTCCTCAGAGCACGGCTCGACATCTTCCCGGGACAGAGTTGTCACGAAGATGGGTTATGGTTCAGCTGGGATTTGACCCAGCTTCAGCCATGAACAACATGAGCAAAATCCGCATGCCAAAGAGTTTATTCTACGGGTGCTCCATGTAGACAATCTTGGTGCATGCCAACTATTTTCGTTTTATCACAGTTCGCTGCCGTTTACCTTTGTACCACTAGATAGCAGTAGTGCGTAAGGACAAAGGCTCTGAAAATTCGTTAACACAAATGGGAATTAAAGACGATTATTGGGAAatattgagaacaagttctcatttgcaactgcgacctggccaagataaagcatagcaattcgacacatacaacaacacagagttacacatggaataaacaaaacatacagtcaataatacagtagaaaaaaagaaaacaaaaaagtctatatacagtgagtgcaaattaggtaagattagggagttaaggcagtaaataggccatggtggtgaagtaatgacaatatagcaattaaacactggaatggtagatgtgcagaagatgaatgtgcaagtagagatactcgggtgcaaaggagcaaaataaataaatacagtatgggtatgaggtagatagatgggctgttaacagatgggctatgaacaggtgcagtgtgTCATGGTGTCAAGAAATGGCCGTTATAACTAATAAATTAGACGGAGTATAACACAGATAAACCAATGAGGaagtttcacctgttcctgttgCTGTTATGATGTAATGGTTGCCAAACTCAGAGCACTCAAGGAAACACACATTATATTCCTAATTCTTGAGGTAAAGGTCACCTATGACCATAGGAATGAAGAAGTTGCTTCATATGGAgaaaagaaatgtgtgtgtatgtcacaACCTCTGGAAATATCattagggtatataaacataatcTGTTATAACTAATGTATGACATCTCTGTGGCTGTGTATGATCTGAATAGTGCACGAACTTCCAATGTGTCGTAATAAAGTGTGTGAGCGTCTTTGTGTGTTGCGCTGTGAGAAGGAACCCATTAAATGCATAGGGTTCATAGGAACTATTAGAAAAGAGGAAATGTACAACTTGAGACATGACACGTAATTGTCATTCCAAACCCACAGTTCATCAATGatgaaacagacagaaacataaaTTGTTATATGGTAAACATGCACATTTTAAATAACTAGAATAACTATGTTTATTTTCAGATTGTATCAAAAGCATAACAAGCATAAAACATAGACATACATTATTTTGTAGAGAGGTGAATACACAACTGTCCATAATACAGCTAGTTGACCACTGACATAGTAAACCGACCAAAAAGAGAAATAGATAACGCAAACCAGCGCTTGCTTATAAACAATTAACATTCCAGTGTAAAATAATACAGTATATTTTGAGGATACAAAATGTAGAAATAGCCATTCATTCTCTTTTAAAATAATTTCATTAGGTCTGTGCCAGTTAATGTGGTTGATTCTCATCCACATCCATTTGTTCAATTGCTCTCAAAATAACTTACTGTCACAACAAGAATACAAACTTTTCCATTTACATTCCAAAGCCTTTTGGGGACCAAAATTATAACTGAAAGAGATGTGGCAGGTGGTGCAGAGATATAGGACACACCCCTTTTGCAGTAACTAAGGCACAGCAACATCTCAGTTCAATACAATCCCTTATACATCATCAAACATCAGCAGCAGTGTGTCCTCTCCACAACCCTCTACTCTCTGAGGCCTGATTCCAAACTTGATACCAGTCCATAAAAAATTCCCATTGACTCCAATTCCCAATTTACAGAAAACCTAAGTTACGTAAGCTTATCCATCTCAATTTAGGATTCGGCCCTCAGCCAAAGGCAGTCGGGACTGAGCATGGCCTGGGTGGGGCTCCACTGTAGATCTGTTTTGGTTGGGGCTCAGTGGAACCATAAGCTAACCTGAGTGAGCTTAGCCCAACAGGCCTGATGGAGGAACAGTAAGGGGATCTAGTCATCATTGGCAGTGACAGCGATGGGGTTGACATAGGCAGCCGCCTCCGGGTCCTCTGCCCGTTTCCTGCGCATCTCTGCAGGTGGGCGTGGTGGAGGGTTCTGGGGAGGGAGCTTGATGCTCTCTCCCACCGGCTTACGGGCACTCTCCTTCCAGGGCAGGATGGGCTCCCACTGCTCCCCTCGGATGGCCGCCTGGAAGACATACAGACACAATAGACAAAAGATCATTCAGGCTCCCTCAATAACATAGATAAATGGCTTGCTCTGGTGCTGCTCTCTAGAAACATGCATGCACTGGATTCCCAACAACAATAGGTGATTACAGCCAAGTTACTCCCCTGACAGGCTAGGTTTCTTAACTAGCTAATAATGTCTCAATAAAAATaccagagggaaaacaaacaCTTCCTTGTAAATCAAGTACAGTAGGTTCATACAGGAAACCTGAGTGTTGCATCAACTGATAGCATCAGCAGATATTGCACCAATTAGATTTATCACACTGCCTCTATATGGCGGTCAGACAACAACACTACCTTGTTGGTGTCTGACCACCTAACTTGGGTCGAATACTTGAAATACTAACCGCAAGGTAGATGAGGCTAGCTATTCCGAGGCAGACACAGCCAAGAACAGCTGCAAGGATGAAACCACCAGGAACGCAGATCCTataaacacccacacacagagaaagagtgtTACAAAGGCAAGGCACTGATAACATGCAATGTGATATTTAAACAATGAAGATGGTGTCGAGAATGACTGTGCACAATGACACAACCTGTCTCTGATACAGCTGGAAGGAGACAGTGAATGGAAAGAATGTTGTCTCAGCCCAGAGATCTGACTAGACTGACACACAATGTACTCACGCTGCATGTAGAAATGCTCTGACATAGTAGTTCCTGGTCAGTGGGCCGAatgacttcacacagacagtgaAGCAGTACTGACCCCTGGAAGAATCACAATATTAAGAGATATTTATCGTGAACTTTCAGTAATGAAGACTTGCTTATGACTTGCTTTCAACTGGTGGACTCATATCTGTTGCATCACTGTCAGAGTGACTTCAcagagtgtaaccgatgtgaaatggctagctagttagcggggcgcacgctaatagcgtttcaatcggtgacgtcactcgctctgagaccttgaagtagttgttccccttgctctgcaagggccgcagcttttgtggagcgatgggtaacgatgcttcgagggtgcctgttgtctgtgtgcagagggtccctggttcgagcccagctagaggtgaggagaaggacggaagcaatactgttacatATGTGGGTACTCACGTCCTTTCTACACTGGTGCCCTTGTTTCTCTTGCCCCTTGGGTACTCTAGTAGACAAACAAACACCCCTGCAGCTCTGGGCACACCAGTCAAGGTTACTCAACAACAACAGCTACACCTGGACCTCACTATACAATGCAAATATACATTTGGGTCTCATCTTGACATAAATGCACAAATAAGATAAATGATGGTGTAGATGTCTATAATGCATCTACAAACATTTCCTTGTGACGTGTCAATGGTAACTCAGCATTTAATCACAACAATAGATACATTTTTGTACATGGAATTATACTGTGAGAGACAGCTCTGCACCAGTGAAAGGATACATAGCATAAGCAGCAAACTCCCAGTCCCTGAACTGGCCGGCCACCCCCACTATGCCACCAGTAAGGAGAACTGAAATGAGGAAGTAGGAAgaagaaatgttttggtttaTCAAAACAGTTCCTGCAAGTCACAGTTGAAGaca containing:
- the LOC124033697 gene encoding cytochrome b-245 light chain-like isoform X2, with protein sequence MEKSTYTFLLTGGIVGVAGQFRDWEFAAYAIAAGVFVCLLEYPRGKRNKGTSVERTGQYCFTVCVKSFGPLTRNYYVRAFLHAAICVPGGFILAAVLGCVCLGIASLIYLAAAIRGEQWEPILPWKESARKPVGESIKLPPQNPPPRPPAEMRRKRAEDPEAAAYVNPIAVTANDD
- the LOC124033697 gene encoding cytochrome b-245 light chain-like isoform X1; protein product: MGKIEWAMWANEQALAAGLILLTGGIVGVAGQFRDWEFAAYAIAAGVFVCLLEYPRGKRNKGTSVERTGQYCFTVCVKSFGPLTRNYYVRAFLHAAICVPGGFILAAVLGCVCLGIASLIYLAAAIRGEQWEPILPWKESARKPVGESIKLPPQNPPPRPPAEMRRKRAEDPEAAAYVNPIAVTANDD